The Solibacillus daqui genome has a segment encoding these proteins:
- the rpiB gene encoding ribose 5-phosphate isomerase B, with protein MKIAISSDHGGNNLRKEIMALLDELAISYEDFGPQSSDSVDYPDYARPVAERVASGEFDKGILICGTGIGISIAANKFKGIRCALVHDTFSAKATRNHNDSNILAMGERVIGAGLAREIVTTWLNAEFEGGRHIRRVEKISEIEEQQQ; from the coding sequence ATGAAAATTGCGATTTCTTCAGATCATGGCGGCAATAATTTACGTAAAGAAATTATGGCACTATTAGACGAATTAGCGATTAGCTACGAAGACTTTGGTCCACAATCAAGCGACTCAGTTGACTACCCAGATTACGCGCGCCCTGTTGCAGAGCGTGTTGCATCAGGTGAATTTGACAAGGGTATTTTAATTTGCGGAACAGGGATTGGAATTTCAATCGCTGCCAATAAATTTAAAGGTATCCGTTGTGCATTAGTACATGATACTTTTTCAGCTAAAGCGACACGTAACCATAACGACTCAAATATTTTAGCGATGGGTGAGCGTGTTATTGGTGCGGGTCTGGCACGAGAAATTGTAACAACTTGGTTAAACGCAGAATTCGAAGGTGGACGTCATATCCGCCGTGTTGAAAAAATTTCTGAAATCGAAGAACAACAACAATAG
- a CDS encoding TIGR01440 family protein, producing the protein MKNLRDVQKQLAGALHEFEQQVKFTEDQLFVVGCSTSEILGEKIGTAGALDVAQMLYEEFSNFAHKHKMYLVFQGCEHINRALTLEAAAAKKYHLEPVSVVPIRTAGGSMSAYAHTQMNEPVVVESIQAHAGIDIGQTLIGMHLKHVAVPIRTSVKCVGDAVITLATTRPKLIGGERAQYK; encoded by the coding sequence ATGAAAAACTTACGCGATGTTCAAAAACAGTTGGCCGGGGCCTTACATGAATTCGAGCAGCAAGTGAAGTTTACCGAGGATCAGTTATTTGTTGTCGGCTGTTCGACGTCCGAAATACTTGGCGAAAAAATCGGAACAGCCGGTGCACTCGATGTTGCGCAAATGCTGTATGAGGAGTTTTCAAACTTTGCACACAAGCATAAGATGTATTTAGTTTTTCAAGGCTGCGAGCATATTAACCGTGCGTTAACATTAGAAGCAGCAGCCGCTAAAAAGTACCATTTAGAGCCTGTTTCAGTCGTCCCTATACGAACAGCAGGTGGCTCAATGTCAGCTTACGCTCATACACAAATGAACGAACCTGTTGTTGTAGAATCCATTCAAGCTCATGCGGGTATTGATATTGGACAAACATTAATAGGCATGCATTTAAAGCATGTGGCAGTACCCATTCGTACATCAGTAAAGTGTGTAGGAGACGCAGTCATTACGTTAGCTACAACACGTCCAAAGCTAATTGGCGGCGAACGTGCGCAATATAAGTAA
- the glyA gene encoding serine hydroxymethyltransferase — protein sequence MAFEKLAGQDKAILDAILLEKKRQNTNIELIASENFVSEAVMEAQGSYLTNKYAEGYPGKRYYGGCEHVDVVENIARDRAKELFGAAYVNVQPHSGAQANMAVYHTILQPGDTVLGMNLSHGGHLTHGSPVNFSGILYNFVEYGVTADTNVIDYEDVRQKALESKPKLIVAGASAYPRAIDFAKFREIADEVGAYFMVDMAHIAGLVAVGEHMNPVPYADFVTTTTHKTLRGPRGGMILTNDEKWEKELNKSVFPGIQGGPLMHVIAAKAVAFGEALQPEFKDYAKQIKVNAAALAKSLQEEGVEIVSGGTDNHLLLLNVKSLGLTGKVAEHILDEVAITTNKNTIPYDTEKPFVTSGVRVGTAAITSRGFKEEDAIEVGKIIALVLKNPEDAAVKEEARKRVDALTAKHPLYA from the coding sequence ATGGCATTTGAAAAATTAGCAGGACAAGACAAGGCAATCTTAGACGCGATTTTATTAGAGAAAAAACGTCAAAATACAAACATCGAATTAATCGCATCAGAAAACTTCGTATCAGAAGCAGTAATGGAAGCACAAGGTTCTTACCTTACAAACAAATACGCTGAAGGTTACCCAGGTAAACGTTACTATGGTGGCTGTGAGCATGTAGACGTAGTGGAAAATATCGCGCGTGATCGTGCAAAAGAATTATTCGGTGCAGCTTATGTAAACGTACAACCTCACTCAGGCGCACAAGCAAACATGGCAGTTTATCATACAATTTTACAACCAGGTGATACGGTGCTTGGTATGAACCTTTCACATGGTGGTCACTTAACACATGGTTCACCAGTGAACTTCTCTGGTATTTTATATAACTTCGTTGAGTACGGTGTAACAGCAGATACAAACGTAATCGACTATGAAGATGTTCGTCAAAAAGCTTTAGAATCAAAACCAAAATTAATTGTTGCTGGTGCTTCCGCTTATCCACGTGCAATTGACTTCGCAAAATTCCGTGAAATCGCGGATGAAGTAGGTGCATACTTCATGGTAGATATGGCGCACATCGCAGGTTTAGTAGCTGTTGGTGAGCATATGAACCCAGTACCATACGCTGATTTTGTAACAACAACTACACATAAAACATTACGTGGTCCACGTGGCGGTATGATTTTAACAAATGATGAAAAATGGGAAAAAGAATTAAATAAATCAGTATTCCCAGGTATTCAAGGTGGCCCATTAATGCACGTAATCGCTGCAAAAGCAGTAGCATTTGGTGAAGCATTACAACCTGAATTTAAAGACTATGCAAAACAAATTAAAGTAAACGCAGCAGCACTTGCAAAGAGCTTACAAGAAGAAGGCGTTGAAATCGTATCTGGTGGTACAGACAACCACTTACTATTATTAAACGTAAAATCTTTAGGCTTAACTGGTAAAGTTGCAGAGCACATCCTTGATGAAGTGGCGATTACAACAAACAAAAACACAATTCCTTACGATACTGAAAAGCCATTCGTAACATCTGGTGTTCGAGTTGGTACAGCAGCAATCACTTCTCGAGGTTTCAAAGAAGAAGATGCAATCGAAGTAGGTAAAATTATTGCATTAGTACTTAAAAACCCAGAAGACGCAGCTGTGAAAGAAGAAGCTCGTAAGCGTGTAGATGCATTAACTGCGAAACACCCATTATATGCATAA